A genomic stretch from Astatotilapia calliptera chromosome 4, fAstCal1.2, whole genome shotgun sequence includes:
- the LOC113020733 gene encoding cytochrome P450 2K1-like has product MALFVDFNFSSSTTVLAAAVLLLVLYLLSVNYISKERGKEPPGPRPLPLLGNLLQIDLKRPYKTLHELSKTYGSVFTVYLGTNKVVVLAGYKAVREALVNYAVEFGERNVSPIFKDLNRGHGILFANGESWKELRRFALATLKDFGMGKRLTQDKILEECGYLIQVIEDHKGNAFDTALPINYATANIISSIVFGSRFDYGDPVFKNMVKRANQTICVSGSASVQLFNMFPRLFGWIKNRQVVLKNVEMAVRDIKNLIKHLKETLEPGLCRGLVDCFLIRKQKEEDSCVLDTHYNEENLTFTVSNLFAAGTDTTAATLRWGLLLMAKYPHIQEQVHEELSRVVGSRQVCVADWKNLPYTDAVIHETQRLANIFPMSVPHQTSQDVTFKGYFIKKGTIVFPLLTSVLYDESEWESPHTFNPSHFLDKKGQFVRRDAFMPFSAGRRMCLGEGLAKMELFLFFTSLIQRFHFTPPPGITEDELDLTPAVGFTTPPSSHMLCAVSRQKQMSAF; this is encoded by the exons ATGGCACTTTTTGTAGATTTTAACTTTTCCAGTTCCACCACCGTGCTGGCTGCTGCTGTTCTCTTGCTTGTTCTTTATCTCCTATCTGTCAATTACATTTCTAAGGAAAGAGGGAAGGAACCCCCAGGACCGAGACCTCTGCCTCTGCTAGGCAACCTGTTGCAAATTGACCTCAAGAGACCCTACAAAACTCTGCATGAG CTTTCAAAGACATATGGGTCAGTATTTACAGTTTATTTAGGAACCAACAAGGTTGTGGTCTTGGCTGGGTACAAAGCAGTCAGAGAGGCACTGGTTAACTATGCAGTGGAGTTTGGAGAGCGCAACGTCTCCCCGATATTTAAGGACCTGAACAGAGGTCATG GAATTTTGTTTGCAAATGGAGAATCGTGGAAAGAGCTGAGACGTTTTGCCCTCGCCACCCTCAAAGACTTTGGGATGGGCAAAAGACTTACTCAGGATAAAATCCTGGAGGAGTGTGGCTATCTGATTCAAGTGATTGAAGATCATAAAG GAAATGCTTTTGATACAGCTCTTCCAATAAATTATGCAACAGCCAACATTATCTCCTCTATTGTGTTCGGAAGCAGATTTGACTACGGTGACCCTGTATTCAAGAACATGGTGAAGCGAGCCAATCAAACCATATGTGTCTCAGGTTCTGCATCAGTCCAG ctTTTTAACATGTTTCCTCGGCTGTTCGGTTGGATAAAAAATCGCCAGGTGGTGTTAAAAAATGTTGAGATGGCTGTCAGAGATATAAAGAATTTAATTAAGCATCTGAAAGAGACTCTGGAGCCTGGACTGTGCCGAGGGCTTGTGGACTGTTTTCTGATTCggaaacagaaagaagaa GACTCCTGTGTTTTGGATACTCACTACAATGAGGAGAACTTGACATTCACAGTGAGcaacctgtttgctgctggCACTGACACCACAGCAGCCACACTGAGATGGGGTTTGCTGTTAATGGCTAAATACCCACACATACAGG AGCAGGTCCACGAGGAGCTGAGCCGGGTAGTAGGAAGCCGACAAGTTTGTGTAGCTGACTGGAAAAACCTGCCGTACACTGATGCAGTCATTCACGAGACTCAGAGACTGGCGAATATTTTCCCCATGTCTGTTCCTCACCAAACTAGCCAAGATGTCACCTTCAAGGGATACTTTATCAAAAAG GGAACTATTGTGTTTCCCCTTCTCACCTCTGTCCTGTATGATGAGAGTGAATGGGAGAGCCCACACACTTTTAACCCTTCACATTTTCTGGACAAAAAGGGTCAATTTGTCAGGAGAGATGCCTTCATGCCCTTTTCTGCAG GTCGCAGGATGTGTCTCGGAGAAGGTCTGGCTAAGATGgagctcttcctcttcttcacctccCTCATTCAGCGCTTTCATTTCACTCCTCCACCTGGAATCACAGAGGATGAACTGGATCTCACACCAGCTGTGGGATTCACCACCcctccttcatctcatatgCTGTGTGCTGTCAGTCGCCA GAAACAGATGTCAGCATTCTGA